TTCGGAACATAGAGGAGCCCTATATTAACCTGAATCATCATGGTCTAGGACCCAAGGGTACCAAAGCCATTGCCATCGCCCTGGTGGTGAGTACATAGCAAGATGAAGCTACTGGTGGCAGACTAGAAAGCAACAGGCACTCTGGGCCATGTGCAATTTTGGAAGCTAATATTGAGTATGTGTGGCCCTAACTCTGGGTCTCAAATAACAGACCCAGCACAACAGTAACCATGTGAAAGCAGcttcctccctgccagctctgccagtTTTGTCTGGTCACAGTTCCATTAGCTGTATTTCCTGCCAGTGCCTTCTTGCATATGGGGGAGGTATACAGGGACTGTGTAACACTGAGGACACTGCCTACTTTGCTAACCTTCCAGCAAttttctctcactctctccctttctctgaaCTTGCAACAAAATATGGACCAGTTTGTGTACTGCTGAGCCACTGAAGGGCACTTTACaaggtggaagatggacagctAGTCCTAAATGTGTAAACCCATAAAGGGcttttgggagggaggaggtTTCAAGCTCTGATGATTATAAGTAGAGTTTTCTTctgacaagtgtttcatgctCAGCTCCTGGGAGGGCCACATACTTCTGCACTttcatctttttgtttttaatatttttgtaatgaaGGTTTAAAAAGTCAAACAAGCCTCactatttttctctgtctctctttccctttGTATGGCCTGCTTTAGTCTAACACAACCATCACCCATTTGGAGCTGGAAGATAACTGGATCCTGGCTGAAGGAGTCATATGCCTGGCACAGATGCTGAGAGAAAACTGCTACATTCAAGAGCTGGTATCCAATCTTCCTCCTTGTTCTAATACACTGAATCATGATAACATGGGATGTAATATACAAAATCACCAAGTTAATTATCCCCTCTAGTAACCTGCCTCTTAACTTACAGGGGTCAAGCTACCAATGCGATGCCATTATTAAGACTGAATTCTAGAGGTGCACCTATATatcggtccaatattggatcggcaccaatataaagaaatcGACTATCGGAAATCAGCccaatgtggccaataatttggccaataaatggcccACGCATGCACTCAGATGGAGCACAGCATGTAGGTGGCGAGGAGCAGAGCCCGGCAGtttggagagctgtgtccagctggtaagtctgttgtggtagaaggggaggggaaggggcatgggggtgcagttttaggcccccgcgttgagggagggagtggggctggggctggggcaggagctgcctagccggggcagggcaggtgcggGATGGAGCCGCGGCTCGTCTCAGGGGCGGGGGAGGGTGTGCCCCCTGCATCTgtgccgggcagggcagggcgggctggggTCAGGGTTGCATGGGGATCTTCCCAGTGGGgactgtgctgggctgtgctcagggcaggtggtggcgctgggaagggggctacagtgaattttaagGTGGCTGGAGCCTCCCCCCCGGtagtcccctcccagtgctgctgccacctgccccgagcacagcccccactgggaagagccccgcatagccccagcccatagcggcagctgccctgccctatgCAGATTCGGGGGCACACGCCTCCCACCATGTCCTCCCAGAGTGCGTGCAGTGGTAGGAgctaccccccccccacttccccgcaccccccaaaatgagctgcttggagctctgtcccatgcccgccacccccttggctgggctgcgcctgcctcagccccactccctccctcaccgcaggggcctcaatctgcccctccccacgccccttcccttcccctcccctcccaccacaacagaATTACCAGCTAGACACTGCTCTTCACACTGCTGGGCTGGTATCGGAAATTGGctcggtatcagccgatatgcctccttaaaaatcggctatcggtatcagccccaaaaatctctattggtgcatccctaACTGTATTCTTCCTTACACTTACAAACAGGATTTCAAATATCTGGCAAAAGCTTGGAATATATTAAGATTTGCCAAAAAAGTAACTAACTAGTTCCCAAGTTCTAGATAACTACAATCATAACTCACTAAAATTCacattccaattttttttttttaagtacaagtTATAGAAAAGCAAAACCCTGCAACTAGTGAACCTTTGATGATCTCCTTGGGGCTAATGAATTATTTTGGTAATTAACAGACATAAATCACCATAACTGAACCTTTCCATGTTGTGGTTGGGCAATAGAAAGTGGTTTGGGTCAGTGACTTTCATTCTCTGACTTGGTTTGTAGAAGCCTTTCTGAATGGATTAGAAGAATTTGAATGGCTTTTTGAGATATggcttttatattgttttctgTACCCAAAACTTGGGCACAGAGAGTGGAGTTTGTTAGCCTGTGAACTTTGAATTATGGAAAAAGTACTTTGATAAAGTAACTGCTACTTCAGGAGGCTCAACCTCCAGCCCTTCGCGCCatgtcatttggcccacagggtcccccatgggtctggaaaggTGACAGTGGGAGAACGTtggcactgctctcctgctgccaaattttcagacccatagGGTACCCTAGGGCTTGCATGCTGCATCCAGCACCCAACCCCAGAACATCGGGCCAAGTGAGAGCAGCACTGGGCcaccaggacccaatcctggtgtgCAGGGATCTGGAGGGGGCAGTGTTGGCTCCCCAGTATCCAATCTTGGTGTGTGGGGGGCCAGAGGAGGCAGTGCTGGCTCTCAGGGCCTGATCTAGCCCACAGACATCCTGATCCAAGCCCACAGATAGGCCAGATGAGTGATGTGGAGCCTATGGGACCAACAGGTTAAGCACCACTCTGCTAGAACTCTGTGAAACTCTTGCCTTGTAAGTTTCATCCTTGTTTGGAAGGTTCTAGAACTGcacatattaatatatatataaaaaagaaggAACCCTCTGATACTAATTACTGACTAGGTACGACCCCCTGCCTTGCTAGTACAGCTGCTCTTGCAGTCTCTTGGCCTCTCTTGCACATCCAGACACAGAAAGTATTAAAAGCAGGTTGACTCTTTGGGTTTTCCTTTTGTATGTTGGAGTCTTCCTTTTCAGAACATCTCCAATAACCACCTTGACACAGAAGGAGCTGAAGCCATCTGCCGGATGTTAATGGATAATATTTCCTGTCTACGGGCCATTCAGCTCTCAGGTGGGTTCCTTTTCTCCTAGGGGGTGGTAGGAGTATGGTAAAGTACTAGTTTACATTTCTATAGCAATTCCCCCCCACAAAGCACATTGTAGACTCTCCATTAAGTACTCTGTGTAAATGCACCGCAACTGTATTGAAATTGGATTTATGTTGGTGTAACTGAGATAAGAATCTGGCCTTGTATACACATAGTGGCTTTAACTACAGCCACCTCTGAGCAATTTAGATACGGTCCTCATCTGGGCAATGTTTTAGTGTCCTATGGGCCTGAGACAACTCTAGTAAAGTGAGCTGAGCAAAGAGAAGAGAAATAGAGTACCTCTCAATTAAGCCCTAGAGCCTAGAACATATTCCCTAGAGAAACTATGGAATCTGTAAGATAAATGCAAGTTAGACAAAAATATGTTTCTGATGGTTTAaacagagctgatcctgccttgacttggagggttggactagatggcctcttgaGCCCCCTCAAGCCCTATTTTCACAAGGCTCTATGCGAACCCTGTTTGTTCTGCATTGCGATGAGGTGCCAATCCAGCCAAATCAGAAGGCTGTTCTGGATGCACTGCAATGTACCAAAGAACTCTGCACTTTGTTAACAGGCTCTTCTCCTCTGCAGGAAATAACTTTAGAGAGGAGACCGCACCATACTTTGCTGAGGCACTGCTGGTGAGTAACATAATGCCACTTGCAGTCCCTTCTGTAGCTAGTGCTACCTCCATCTTAGAGCTCTTCCTTTCTTGGCTTGATTGCCCTCAGCACGTCCTAGCAGAATTATGATGAGTGCTTCTTACTCAGTTTAGAAAGGAGGCAGGTTGAGAGGCCATGAAGAAGTGGCCACCAGGTTCATGTCTTCTTAGGACAGCGTTTGGAATCTGTCTGAGAGATGAACTCACCAGGGTACATAATGGGGCTATAAAAGGGAATCTGGGTGTTGAAAAGATTTCAAGAAACATGTTTTCCAGATGTAAACTAATAAGTGATACTAAAACAGGCATAAAGATCTTTTAAAGAAAAGAGCTCATAGATATAATGCCAAATGGAAGAAAATGGGTCTTAAAGATAGAGGACCTTTCTGACCATGAGGGAGGTCTAGCATTCGAACAGGCTAaatagagaaactgtggaatctcctccttggaggttttcaagagcaggttagatgcttagctgggatggcttagtcagggataatcctgccttgagcagggggctggactagatgactgtgtgaggtctcttccagtcctactttcctacgaTACTAAGTGATCTGACTTCCAATCAACCTGAAGATCACAAGGGAAACTATTAGTGCCATTTGCAGTCTAGCCCTATCATAAAGTCAGTGCACAGTTTGGTATGCCTGGAAGTTTCTGCTCTGAGGGGTCCAGGATCTGAATCTGTAACAAGAAGTACTTACTGTAGGATAGAAAGGCTGTGGGACATTgattgggggaggtgggggggaggtgatTTGTAGGGCAGGGCTGTAATAGCAGCACGCACAGGAGAGAGGTGCACTAGCAGAGCTACAGGAGTGCAGTGTGCTCAGCCTGAAGTGCCACTGTTTATTCTCttttatgaggaaaaaaaaaatcaacattttatgTGCTAGAAGATCAACAAACCTTTGTTATGGGAAACAAAACTGCCTGCCTCCAAGCTGATAAGTTACAGCATGCTAGAACATTCAGCAGTTCTGGATTTCATCCTCTCCCAGGGGTTCTTAATATGGAAGCTGCCTGCCACAAGGTGGGATGGAAGACTTAATTGTCTCTACACCATGTCTCTCTCTAGGGCAATTACCGAGTGAAGGAGCTGGACCTCAGCCACAACGAGTTCTCTGAGAAGGGAGGAGAGCACCTAGGACAGATGCTTGGTAACCCTCTCAttacttccccagagccagctgcatacAGCTTAGGCACTCTCCCCATGAGGGGCCATCAGGGAGCATCAGGGGTCAGTGCCATTGCTAAAGTGAATCTACCACTTGTCTCTACATTCTAGACGCAGAAGTTGTATGGCCTGATGACCAATGCAAAGGACTGGGATCCAGGTTTAACTCTCCTGGGTGGCCCACTGACCCATCTTGAAGTGCTTATCACCCTGGAGGATTTATACAGCCTCCTTGGAACAGAGATTTTCCAATATACCAAAGCCCAAGTATGGGACATCACCCACAATCAAGGACCAAGCTAACCAGGAGGGTGGGCAGCTTAAAGAGGAAGAGCCAGGCCAGGAGGTTAGAGCAGAAATAGTGGCCCTAAAACACAGACAAAATCTCATAGGAAtggttgggttggggggaggtctgtgcattattatttttcaattaaatcttttaaaaattttaaatgcaGTTTCAGGGGCCAAATCCTTGAGCAACTTTGGTAACCAGAAAAGGAAAGTGAttagaaattaaattaaagtGACCCTCACTGTTTGCCTTGTGAAATCCAGAAGAAAGTGACAGCCTTGAGGTCAAAACAAAGATGAAGACCCACCCAAGCCTAGCAGCCCCTCAGGTTAATATGGCTAAGGTGCACTAATTTCTAGAGTCAACAGCACACCAGGGAGTGATGTGGCCATGGCCAGCATCCCATCCAAACCTCATaaccccccaaaccaaaaaaacaggtaTCCATTACATCTGGGCTGACTGAGGAAAAGATTCTGATGaggaaaagcaaattaaattatttaactCCTACTGCTCTAACAATTTATGATGCTATTAATAGTGTACCAGGAAGGCCCTTTACACATCTAATGTTCATGTCTCTCAGCCATTTCACAGTGGCCCTTAGGCAGCAGCTAATATGTATTTTTTAACCACGTGATGCTCCTTTTAAGTTACCCTGAAATCTTTTCTTTAATTGAATGAACCTCTTAATTTCCCTGAACCAGCATTGCCATTAACATGAATTTACTGTTAAGATCAGCTCAGGTCTTTACATTTAGTCCTGTGATGGCAGCAAGAGCTGTGCTTGTGTCTCAGCTAATAGTGCAGAACAGCACAGTCTAAAGGTAAGCAGGGATCTTCCCATAGTAGGGAAAGCTGTGTCCAAGCCCAGCCGTCTTGTGAAAATCCATTTCCTTCCTTCCAGGTCAACTGAGGCTTCACAGAGTTTTGAAAAAAAGTTCGCAGCCTCGCAGCTGCTGTGGTCCGAACTGCCATCCTCAGAGAATCATAACAACATAAAAACCAAGTGCTGGCAGAGGCCTCCTCGCTCGCCAATAGTTACACACCCTCTATCCTCAggcaggggtgaccaacctgcagAATGGATGCCCCAGGTGGTAAGGGCAGACAGTGTGGCCCgtagcagattggggaggggacagataacacagcagcagataggacagggagcagaaaacaaagcaacaatTGGTCAGGGAGCacaagccagggagcagaaagctgagcagtaGGAGGGGTAAGGGAaagagatcagagtggcacttgaggaAAGTGCTGGGCTGATtttggcacacctgccaaaaaggctgacCCTGCTTTCCTAAGGGAAACTGCCACTGGGTGTCATGCTTTGCATCTGGATTGGCACTGGCACATGTACAGCTGGACACAAATGCACATATTATGTCACAACTGCTGGCTTGACATTCTGTTTGCTTGCAAATCAGCTGTAGCGAGGACAAGTCTTATTTCTGGATGTGGGAGGAAGGATTTCACCCCTCTCATTCCAAAAGAAACACAGAGGACAGAATTCCATTACCCTTTGTGTGTCTCTGTGGCACGTACCTaactggctctgcagtgtctttCGCACTTATACACATCTGCAATTCTGTTAACAATACAGCGTGGACATTCAAGCAACCACAcggtactgagcatgtgcactaggCTGTGCATTGGGTAAGCAGCCATGTGACCAACCAGGGGTCTATACTGGGCATAAATCCTGGAAAAGAGCCAGGAGGGATGGCCAGCCCCCAACATTTTAGCCCCAGTAGCTGAGTGGCTAAATGCTTGAGCCATATTCTCCTCTTCACCCATTGGTGGACTGAACCCACACTCCTCTAATTTCCCAGCATAGCACTCAAACCACCATACCACAGGTTAACCCAGTCTATTCTGCACTGACCtttttgaagctgaaccactgcaccctgcatttaatagtcattggataaaatgggtGCTCCTCTTAATTGAATTGAATGAAGAGAGTAGTGGGAAAGTTTcttccctgctgggagcagggttgcAGTTTAAAATGCAACACCCACGCCCTTTTGAAGGAGCACCCACCTCTTTGAGCCACACAGCTTCAGCTCTGCTCTCTTCCCCTGGGCTCCACTTATCTCCCTGTCTTGGTTTCTAGAAATAGGCTGCCTTCTCTTACTTGAGATGTAATATTGGTCCAAAACCTCTAAGATCCAAACTAGTCTCTGTGACAAGTTTCTTGCTTTCTGGGGTTTGGGGAAGTAGGTAAGTCTTTTGTATGAAAGTATTTGCTCACAATTTTATGCACATTTAAATGTGGGCAAGACTGTGTTAGTGACTGGGGTTTGTGCACACGTGTACATGTGTGAGCAGGGGAGAGTGTGCAGATCtgcttgtgtatgtgtatatgcactGTGTTCTTGCTTATCTTGCACATCtagctgtgtgtgtgttatagGTAGTATCTATTGTACAGTGAAGACTTGAGTCTGTCTCATGACCCCCCACTCTGACAATAACCTGAATctctcatttttaaaatgcatttctatTTTTAATGCCAACTAACATTTCAGTTACTCCTCCTCAGCTAACAATGAAACACTAGAATTCCTAAACCTGAGCTGGAACCACCTGCGAAtgaagggagcagtggcagtgagtgCTGGTCTCAGGGTAAGTCCCTTTCCTGGAAACTGATATGTCTCACCCCAGCTGGAAGCTGAACCTGGGACAGTGGCACATTTTGGCTGAAGCATTggtctgccctggctctgccaaTAGTTTTCTTAAATCATGTCATTCCCTTACTAGCCAGTCAGTACTCTGAATTAGCAAATGTACCAGGCCCTTTTAATTTTGCAATAGAGCTTGGTTTAGATAATACTCAAACCTAGGCACCAGAGCAACaacacatgccctccccccacattctGTCACCTGATTATAATTTATATCCTAGCAAGGCCCTCCCATTCCTGCAACAGCGCCTCATCAGGGCTTCTCACTTGGCAAGTTTTAGTCAATTTTAAATTAACTGCTTTAGAGATCCCTCTTCCTCAGGCAGAGACACAGATTCCTACTCTGGCCACATGCTCAAATCATTCCTGAGTCCAAGGCTGCCTTGAAGGATACAGGGAGTAGCTGAAATGGTTCATGGAAGGATGCTCAGGCCCATTACCTCTCTTTGCAATGAGCTACTTCACTAGTGCTACCTAGTCTTCTTATAATCACCTCTTTCCAGACTAATATGTAAATGAGTGGGCACTGTGGGAAAAAGGGCCCTACTTAGTGGAAGCCCTTGCTGGGAAGCCTCAATTGGCAATAATTGGGCAGCACAGAGAGGAGCCTGACAGCACTGAGGGCCAAGCTGGATTTGGTAGCTCATGCAGGTACAGTCTTAGCTGACAccaatgtgcgggccgggccccgatcccgccctcgtcgccatgtgcggcggtgattccgatcccattctggccgccatgggcaagccaggggcaaactggggtcgtaccggacccgtcttcgttgcacacaggctgtggccagcagcccgggcacgcggggccagagagaaccgcggggcagtttagtgcacgcgagttagaattagttacggaggcgtaatggttgattgaaaagattgtttacttacacccaaagatggtattggtgtaggctggacaggtttccaggcacagctcccacttgaatcctcattggaggactctgacaaatctattgctcccacggagtttgctaggctccgcgggtccggttaagttgggttcgaaaagtttccccagagttatttaggctccgcgggtccgataagttttccctggagtttgctaggctctgcgggtctggttacaggaaagggatacgtctaggattgcgctcagcgacggggagaggcgagaagcgaaagctccgtaggctcggttctattgcctccattgcctgcttaggggaggcacgtCAGGTCTgcgagggtccgcagcacttggagatcttcacacagaatctctctcgtcctccctcctccagcttgggcggaaactacccaagccttttgtacggctagcaagccaatcgctagccgccacgtgtgcctatattaagaattggccaataacgtggcgtgaatcctaatacaaatggcgggaacttctttacagcgtgcatCACTACAAttcaaaagagatgcacactgcaaagaagctataatctggtgggaaatcccccgttgcaccagagttctctctagcagcagagaactctaccgtgcaaagaaagcgacaaattggcaggaaataatttagcggtgccgaagcacacacacaaacaaaaaatcacaactttgggttgtgacaaccaacactactacaaGAAAGTTCACATCAATGGCACTTGTAACTCATAGAAAGGCAATCCCAGCACCTGGCACTGCTAGGAAAGTTTGCCATATTGGGGTCTTGACTGTTAGGTAACACATGGAAGGATGTTGCTATTGTGGGAGTCCCGGCAGACATGAGATACTGCACTGGGACACTGACATAAGCAGAAAgtaaaaacagcaaaacagctgTTAATGGTAGTGTCATTAAGGTCCCAGCTGTTTCAGTGCCTCTGTAATGAGAGGAGCAATAGAGGAATGCATCAGCTGGACATGGAATGGCTATAATGCCACTGGtgatctctttcctctctctggaGGTCAATGGGACACTGAAGATACTTGACCTGTCATGGAACGGCTTTGGGAATGAGGGGGCTCTGGCCCTGGGGGAAGCTCTCAAAGTAAATAACGTTCTGGTTCAACTGGATATCAGCACCAACCACATCAACAATGAAGGGGCTGAGAAGCTGTGCAAAGGGCTGGAAGTCAATGGAAACCTTAGAATCCTGAAGGTATGTCAAAGTCTGAGTGCTgctgagggaaagaaagaaatatgggAAATCTTGAGCCACAGTGATAACAGAACTGAGATGTGTGAGTTGAAAGTAGCAGGGTCGTGGGCTCTATGCTGAGCCAGAGGTGAGGAGAGTAAGATACCTTGGTCACCCCAGGCTGTGAAATTATTTCTGTAGTTAGGATGGAAACAGGTGGACAATAATGATGAAAAGCGTGTGAACAAGATAATGTAGCTGGgtcaggctggggttgggaaagCAAGGAACACATATGTAGTTACTGTACACTTATTGCCAAAGTGTGAAATCATCTTCATTCTTACCTACTTCTCTTCCACCACAGATGTCCAATAATCCACTGACAGTAGAAGGTGCTATTTTGTTGATCACATCCATCAGGAAGAACCCAAAATCCAGAATGGAAGAGATCAACATCTCAGTAAGATGGCGTTAGGTTTGGAAGAGTCCCAAAACATCTACAGTAGAACCTTTTGGAGCTGCCTGGAGTCTAGAATCAAACCCTTTTAGAACTCTTTGAAGTCTACCACCAGTTTCAGTTGCAGGCCATTAACAACAAGCTTCTATATGACAACCCTTCTGAAGCCTGTGTGGAAGTTAATAAGAGCTCACTCTAGCTCCTGTAACAAGCAGTATCAATATCATCATCACAGTTAGCTCTACTTAGCCCACTTGTTTGCAGTCTTAGAAAAGAGGGCAAAAAGGGAACTTGCCTTGGAGGCTATAATGCTTCTCACCCCCAGGTGTACCCCTAAGGGCAATGTTGGGAGAATATGTGCTCAGATGCTACAGTGATTGGTATGTAAAACTTAAAAGTATTGCTGATTACTAAGTAATTTTATtccaaaattattaaaatattaacaaGAACAGGTAGGCCTAATCATAATTAATGTCTCCCTTAACGCCATTTCAGGGAGATGGCTATCACTATTTTAGTCCCAGAGGATGCTTTTCTATGCCTGCCTTTGGGAACACTGCACTTAAGGGCAAGCAGCGTTTTCTCAATTATTAATGATGACTTTagtaagcaaagaaaaaaaggagaataCAGACAAGTAATAAAAGATGCTTACTTCATGTGTTTCAGTCTTCCATCGCTCTCCATGTGGAGAAATTTCAATAGGAATCACCTCAAAAGTAGGTTTTCCTTTAGAGAAAACACCTCTGTAGGCAAACTAAAGCTAAAATATATTACTTCCCCAAACAGTCACAAGGCAGGCTTCACCACATTACAGATAACTAAAACAGTTTAAAGAGTGACTCCTGATTTGGGTTATTATGGCTAATATAAACCATTTATAAAAGGTCAGTAATCTTAACTAAGCTCCACGAAACCATGGAAACCCTATCAAATTTATTACATGGAAGTTGCTGTTCAACAAGTGGTCTTGAGACCAGCAATAAATGCATATTAAGATACTTAAATCGAAATTAAATCCCACTATATCTCTCTGTTTGGTAAGATTACCTAATGCCCCCTCTCCAGGAATACATAGTGTATTCCTGGTATTTAACAGGGAACATAGTGTAAATGTATTCAGCACAGCCTGGAATTTAACAGGAAAGATTGTTAATACTTTATATTGCAATAGTATTTCAATATCCCATTAAAATCATTATAAGGAAAATTAAAACCTAATCTCTTGATTAATTTCATCTCACAATTTATATAGTCTTAGTGGAATTCTTGCAGAAACTCATTTCAAATGAGCCCAAATACCCTTATTTCATATATGAGGTCTTTCATCTCTCAGAAGTCTTCTGAAGCTGAAATAATTCTTAAAGAGAGTCTTTAAGTTTAAATACAAAAGAAGGCTTTGTCTTTTCTTCTGACTAGTTTTTGGAGaagtttcttctctttttttgaaGCTGTTATGTGAGTCTAGCATTTAGATACAGACTATATGCAAATATACCTCTCAAAATAATCTTATGCTATTTTAAGCATTTAAGGAATaaacaaatgttttcatttttaagaaaaaatatgtacTTAGATATAATCAAAAGCTTTCCACACATTTTCCACCCATAAACAGTCTTCTTAccacttaaaaaatgaaaacttctTTTATAGACATTCTGAAGTATTCCTATCAGTTGTTTTCTAGAAATGCGAGTTTAAAACCAAAATCTTTTTTCATTGCAAAGGAAGGGTATGAACAGTCCATTTTTATTGCTTCTGACAACACATCCTAAGCATTAATACTCCTTACATTCTTGTACATAATCTATTATTTATAGAATTTACAACTGACAATTAAAGACTCTTTTCAAATATTGTATGCAGGCATGAATCTCAAGCTACCACACGTACAAGTCGCAAAACAGTGTAAAGGAAAACAATATAAAATGCTTAAGCAAAGTAGAAATTATAAAACTGTGTTTCAAAATCCCTGTAACCAATAACCATATCTTGGATAATAAATATGGTTTCATCTTCCACAACACTTTGGAAACCTGTCACGTTGATAGAAAGCAGAGGCCTTCAAGCATTTCCTTAACTAGCTTGACATTTCAGATAATTAAATAAGCAACTAACATAAGCATTTGAGCAATCACATTCTCCAGGTATCAAGTGTATGAATAGAATTGTAAGTATCTCTTTAAAATGTCAGTAATGGAAAAAGCAAGCTTGTAATAACCCAACAGAGTAAACTAGAATAATTCTGTTAAATAATACTTTTTGTATCAATACTGATACAAAAGGAGATGGTCTATAGGTAACCACACAAAACAATATGAACAAAACCAATATAAACCAGAATATTGTCTTATCACCGTCCACTCTGTATCTACTCTGGGGACAAAGGGCTTTTgcttgattttcaaaagtgatgagTGTCATTGTCATCCCCTGGCAACTCCATTTCAAATTGATAACAGCTGTAGGTGCTGAGCCCCTCCAAACACCAAACTCTCCAGGCAGCCTATAGCACATCCCCAGCAGGACAGAGGCAGGAAGCCTCTTGAGTATACCCCACCCACCTTTCCCACTTGCAGGCACCAAACCTAAAGGTAATCGGTGAAGCCACTGTGGGGGAGTCCCCAAGGAAAGAGGTGGGGCACCATAGTTTCACTAATGCATTTCACTAAGCAGGTAGGATGTGACTTGGGAGGGTCATTGCTGGATACATTGGGTATGTGATATAGATATACTCTTATTAGTCTTCAGGA
This genomic window from Alligator mississippiensis isolate rAllMis1 chromosome 2, rAllMis1, whole genome shotgun sequence contains:
- the LRRC74A gene encoding leucine-rich repeat-containing protein 74A, with protein sequence MSEGSLESLLLAEPSDSLSEKTRADSSDTDLEIEDAERSFGTIQGAELYLEACKLVGVVPTSYFLRNIEEPYINLNHHGLGPKGTKAIAIALVSNTTITHLELEDNWILAEGVICLAQMLRENCYIQELNISNNHLDTEGAEAICRMLMDNISCLRAIQLSGNNFREETAPYFAEALLGNYRVKELDLSHNEFSEKGGEHLGQMLANNETLEFLNLSWNHLRMKGAVAVSAGLRVNGTLKILDLSWNGFGNEGALALGEALKVNNVLVQLDISTNHINNEGAEKLCKGLEVNGNLRILKMSNNPLTVEGAILLITSIRKNPKSRMEEINISNVLVNENFLNLLDAVCQGHRELDVIYGGVGGYISKKPEQRSDPMKLIQNYLNERKLRLLDFFRSMDKDGSMKIPVAEFRKAMMQQSSILLDRAQIRELVQKLDGNRTGVVDYSYLKEQKPAQKPKEEEEEEP